From Eleftheria terrae, the proteins below share one genomic window:
- a CDS encoding DUF465 domain-containing protein, translating into MNENLHSPQRRLIELRMEHADLDNLIDQTEGQRPLDELSLRRLKKRRLLLRDHIARLETQLDPQEPA; encoded by the coding sequence ATGAATGAAAACCTGCACTCGCCTCAGCGTCGGCTGATCGAGCTGCGCATGGAACACGCGGACCTCGACAACCTGATCGACCAGACCGAAGGACAGCGCCCGCTGGACGAATTGTCGCTGCGCCGGCTCAAGAAGCGCCGCCTGCTGCTGCGCGACCACATCGCCCGGCTGGAAACCCAACTCGACCCGCAAGAGCCGGCATGA
- a CDS encoding PP2C family protein-serine/threonine phosphatase, with product MSAPPKGYRLTAATGIHRGDRTYQQDQVEVLAHPRVSGCLLGIVADGMGGKSGGRKASDQVVLTARQLFERYAPSSDDAAETLKQLVLESHLMIKLTAITAEEEPHSTVAAFLINPSRECAVIHAGDSRVYHFRGADMVSRTKDHSYVQRLVDEGQITEDEANVHPQSNLLTGCLGTFQDPPVTTHHIARLEVGDALLACSDGLWHYFSPRELGAILHTLPPREASEMLISKARQRARGGGDNLSLAVVRIEALS from the coding sequence ATGAGCGCTCCACCCAAGGGTTACCGTCTCACCGCCGCCACCGGCATCCACCGGGGCGACCGCACCTACCAGCAAGACCAGGTGGAGGTGCTGGCCCATCCGCGTGTCAGCGGCTGCCTGCTGGGCATCGTGGCCGACGGCATGGGCGGCAAGAGCGGCGGCCGCAAGGCCTCCGACCAGGTCGTCCTCACCGCGCGCCAGTTGTTCGAGCGCTATGCGCCGTCGAGCGACGACGCGGCCGAGACCCTCAAGCAGCTGGTGCTCGAGTCGCACCTGATGATCAAGCTCACCGCCATCACGGCCGAAGAGGAGCCGCACAGCACGGTGGCGGCTTTCCTCATCAATCCGAGCCGGGAATGCGCGGTCATCCATGCCGGCGACTCGCGGGTCTACCACTTCCGTGGCGCCGACATGGTGAGCCGCACCAAGGACCACTCCTATGTGCAGCGCCTGGTCGACGAGGGGCAGATCACCGAGGACGAGGCCAATGTGCACCCGCAGTCCAACCTGCTGACCGGCTGCCTGGGCACCTTCCAGGATCCACCGGTGACCACCCACCACATCGCCCGACTCGAGGTGGGCGATGCGTTGCTGGCCTGCAGCGACGGGTTGTGGCACTACTTCAGCCCCCGGGAGCTGGGCGCCATCCTGCACACCTTGCCACCGCGCGAGGCAAGCGAAATGCTGATCAGCAAGGCGCGCCAGCGGGCCCGCGGAGGCGGCGACAACCTGTCGCTCGCGGTGGTGCGCATCGAAGCGCTCAGCTGA
- a CDS encoding hybrid sensor histidine kinase/response regulator: MPVTAPQHPAALVTPGDSTHGASSTAPGAGPGSTVHGAAGKPPDTGSAPNDVPSGLLAGTASGPRSSGMPHGDPASPLAAADATPKNTAGGGAAAPGHEAAVEREITERLGLLPNFFRAAGGMPGWLPALWQFAKAAYLDNPLPSLFKERLFVHLSRFCERRYCIVRHVGYLLGRGRPAGDAAACPASVEQVLALLKRAPAGSEQVQTAIAQLAAREAPLAAWPAPDTPLEQQLFDVATALFTDPTRAEDATQALRQALGLLRCERLLACLAYIRAAHAWSLLHPELAYEDDLQALLAGYPALGHLLHGEDVGARSGRMHSESVELQAVRHQRDQLEAVQRELEERDRQKDEFLAMLSHELRNPLAPLRSALELLRLSAPGALDPAPLHEMLERQVNHLVHLVDDLLDVQRITHGKIALRKENVDLLLVVNTAVEASMPHIIDARQRLHLSLLAAPLRVQGDRVRLTQVVTNLLNNAARHTAPGGDIWLTVQREGQQAHISVRDSGHGIEPAMLPHVFDLFAQVPSPGTALSAGLGVGLALVRRLVELHGGSVAAYSEGSGQGSEFTVHLPLATQGLPTLSPAEARSFRLSARVLVVDDNRAAADPVGALLRLIGADAKVCYDGDAALYAIDDGFQPDAVVIDLGMPVMDGFELARLIRQHPHSKDALLIALTGWGHEQHKQMTQAAGFDHHLTKPIDLAALQAALSTIRHAS, from the coding sequence ATGCCCGTCACCGCCCCGCAGCACCCTGCTGCCCTCGTCACGCCGGGAGATTCCACGCACGGTGCGTCGAGCACCGCACCAGGCGCCGGGCCCGGCAGCACGGTGCATGGCGCGGCGGGCAAGCCCCCCGATACGGGCAGCGCTCCGAACGACGTGCCAAGCGGCCTGCTGGCCGGCACTGCCAGCGGCCCCCGGTCGAGCGGCATGCCGCACGGCGACCCCGCCTCCCCCCTTGCAGCAGCCGATGCGACCCCGAAGAACACCGCCGGTGGCGGAGCCGCGGCCCCCGGCCACGAAGCGGCTGTCGAAAGGGAGATCACCGAGCGACTGGGGCTGCTGCCGAACTTCTTCAGGGCCGCCGGCGGCATGCCGGGCTGGCTGCCGGCGCTGTGGCAGTTTGCCAAGGCGGCCTACCTCGACAATCCGCTGCCCTCGCTGTTCAAGGAACGCCTGTTCGTCCATCTCTCGCGCTTTTGCGAACGGCGCTACTGCATCGTCCGGCATGTGGGCTACCTGCTCGGCCGGGGCCGTCCCGCCGGCGATGCCGCCGCCTGCCCGGCCAGCGTCGAGCAGGTGCTGGCCCTGCTGAAGCGGGCGCCGGCGGGCAGCGAGCAGGTGCAGACAGCCATTGCCCAGCTTGCTGCACGCGAGGCCCCCCTTGCCGCCTGGCCGGCGCCCGACACGCCGCTGGAGCAGCAGCTGTTCGACGTGGCCACGGCCCTCTTCACCGACCCCACCCGCGCAGAAGACGCCACCCAGGCGCTGCGGCAGGCGCTCGGCCTGCTGCGCTGCGAACGGCTGCTGGCCTGCCTGGCCTACATCCGGGCCGCCCATGCCTGGAGCCTGTTGCACCCCGAGCTGGCTTATGAAGACGATCTGCAGGCGCTGTTGGCCGGGTACCCGGCGCTCGGACACCTGCTGCACGGTGAGGATGTCGGCGCCCGGTCGGGGCGCATGCACTCCGAGTCGGTGGAATTGCAGGCGGTGCGCCACCAGCGCGACCAGCTCGAAGCCGTGCAGCGTGAACTGGAAGAGCGTGACCGTCAGAAGGACGAATTCCTCGCCATGCTCTCGCATGAGCTGCGCAACCCGCTGGCACCGCTGCGCAGCGCGCTGGAGCTGCTGCGCCTGAGCGCACCCGGCGCGCTGGACCCTGCCCCCCTGCACGAGATGCTGGAGCGGCAGGTGAACCACCTGGTGCACCTGGTGGACGACCTGCTCGACGTGCAGCGCATCACCCACGGCAAGATCGCCCTGCGCAAGGAAAACGTCGACCTGCTGCTGGTGGTGAACACGGCCGTCGAGGCCAGCATGCCGCACATCATCGACGCGCGTCAGCGCCTGCACCTTTCTCTGCTCGCCGCGCCGCTGCGGGTGCAGGGTGACCGGGTCCGCCTGACCCAGGTGGTCACCAACCTGCTCAACAACGCCGCGCGCCATACCGCGCCGGGTGGCGACATCTGGCTCACCGTGCAGCGAGAAGGCCAGCAGGCGCACATCTCGGTGCGCGACAGCGGCCATGGCATCGAGCCGGCCATGCTGCCGCATGTCTTCGACCTGTTCGCCCAGGTGCCCAGCCCAGGCACCGCGCTCAGCGCGGGACTGGGGGTGGGGCTGGCGCTGGTGCGCCGGTTGGTGGAGCTGCATGGCGGCAGCGTCGCTGCCTACAGCGAGGGGTCCGGCCAGGGCAGCGAGTTCACCGTGCACCTGCCGCTGGCGACCCAGGGCTTGCCCACCCTCAGCCCGGCCGAAGCGCGCAGCTTTCGCCTCTCCGCCCGGGTGCTGGTGGTGGACGACAACCGCGCGGCGGCAGACCCGGTAGGCGCACTGCTGCGCCTGATCGGGGCGGATGCCAAGGTCTGCTACGACGGCGATGCGGCCCTCTACGCGATCGACGACGGATTCCAGCCCGACGCGGTGGTGATCGACCTCGGCATGCCGGTGATGGACGGCTTCGAGCTGGCCCGGCTGATTCGCCAGCATCCGCACAGCAAGGACGCCCTGCTGATTGCCCTGACCGGCTGGGGCCACGAGCAGCACAAGCAGATGACCCAGGCCGCCGGCTTCGACCACCACCTGACCAAGCCCATCGACTTGGCCGCCTTGCAGGCCGCGCTCAGCACGATCCGGCATGCGTCGTGA
- the zapE gene encoding cell division protein ZapE, with protein MVTVTELYEQTLKERGYRSDPAQLRAIEALQRCYDEWVDYKARRSNALTKLLRRPPLPRGVYMFGGVGRGKSFLMDCFFNAVPVQRKTRLHFHEFMREVHRELAELKGMADPLDELGRRIARRHRLICFDEFHVADVTDAMILHRLLQALFDNRVSIITTSNFHPDELYPNGLHRDRILPAIELLKDKLEVINVDNGTDYRRRTLEQVQLYHTPLGIEADTQMQQAFERLAEARDEDPLLHIEHREIRARRRAGGVVWFDFQTLCGGPRSQNDYLELATQFHTLLLSNVPRMSPRLASEARRFTWLVDVLYDRRVKLMLSAEVPPEQLYTDGPLAHEFPRTVSRLHEMQSTEFLSLAHRNVDTRLT; from the coding sequence ATGGTCACCGTTACCGAGCTGTACGAACAGACGCTGAAGGAGCGCGGCTATCGCAGCGATCCGGCGCAGCTGCGCGCCATCGAGGCGCTGCAGCGCTGCTACGACGAGTGGGTGGACTACAAGGCCCGCCGCTCCAATGCGCTGACCAAGCTGCTGCGGCGCCCGCCGCTGCCCAGGGGCGTCTACATGTTCGGTGGGGTGGGGCGGGGCAAGAGCTTCCTGATGGACTGCTTCTTCAACGCCGTGCCGGTGCAGCGCAAGACGCGACTGCATTTCCACGAGTTCATGCGCGAGGTGCATCGCGAGCTGGCCGAGCTGAAGGGCATGGCCGACCCGCTGGACGAGTTGGGCCGGCGCATCGCGCGGCGGCACCGGCTGATCTGCTTCGACGAGTTCCATGTGGCGGACGTCACCGACGCGATGATCCTGCACCGCCTGCTGCAGGCCTTGTTCGACAACCGGGTCAGCATCATCACCACGTCCAACTTCCATCCCGACGAGCTCTATCCCAACGGGCTGCATCGCGACCGTATCCTGCCGGCCATCGAGCTACTGAAGGACAAGCTGGAGGTGATCAACGTCGATAACGGCACTGACTACCGGCGCCGCACGCTGGAGCAGGTGCAGCTGTACCACACGCCGCTGGGCATCGAGGCCGACACCCAGATGCAGCAGGCCTTCGAGCGCCTGGCCGAGGCACGTGACGAGGACCCGCTGCTCCATATCGAGCACCGGGAGATTCGCGCCCGGCGCCGCGCCGGCGGCGTGGTGTGGTTCGATTTCCAGACGCTGTGCGGTGGGCCGCGCTCGCAGAACGACTACCTGGAACTGGCCACCCAGTTCCACACCCTGCTGTTGTCGAACGTGCCCCGCATGTCGCCGCGGCTCGCATCCGAGGCCCGCCGCTTCACCTGGCTGGTGGACGTGCTGTATGACCGCCGCGTCAAGCTGATGCTGTCGGCCGAAGTGCCGCCCGAGCAGCTCTACACCGACGGCCCGCTGGCGCACGAGTTCCCACGCACCGTCTCGCGGCTGCACGAGATGCAGTCGACCGAGTTCCTCTCGCTGGCACACCGCAATGTGGACACCCGGCTGACCTGA
- the lpdA gene encoding dihydrolipoyl dehydrogenase — translation MSKQFDVIVIGGGPGGYIAAIRAAQLGFNTACIDEWKNSKGGPAPGGTCTNVGCIPSKALLQSSEHFEQAGHSFADHGISLSNLSMDVAKMLGRKDTVVKQNNDGILYLFKKNKVSFFHGRGSFAKAVEGGYEIKVSGTTEDTLVGKHIIVATGSNARALPGAAFDEDKILSNDGALRIPAVPKKLGVIGSGVIGLEMGSVWRRLGAEVTVLEALPTFLGAVDEQIAKEALKIFTKQGLKIELGVKIAEVKTDGEGVAVNYVDAKGGSQILSVDKLIVSIGRVPNTIGLNPEAVGLKLDERGAIVVDDDCKTNLPNVWAVGDVVRGPMLAHKAEEEGVAVAERIAGQHGHVNFNTVPWVIYTHPEIAWVGQTEQQLKAAGRAYKAGSFPFLANGRARALGDTTGLVKFLADAKTDEILGVHIIGPYASELIAESVVAMEFKASAEDIARICHAHPSLSEATKEAALAVDKRTLNF, via the coding sequence ATGAGCAAACAATTCGACGTCATCGTCATCGGCGGCGGCCCCGGCGGCTACATCGCCGCCATCCGCGCGGCCCAACTGGGCTTCAACACCGCCTGCATCGACGAATGGAAGAACAGCAAGGGCGGCCCGGCCCCGGGCGGCACCTGCACCAACGTCGGCTGCATTCCCTCGAAGGCGCTGCTGCAGTCCTCCGAGCATTTCGAGCAGGCCGGCCACTCCTTCGCCGACCACGGCATCTCGCTGTCCAACCTGTCGATGGACGTGGCGAAGATGCTGGGCCGCAAGGACACCGTCGTGAAGCAGAACAACGACGGCATCCTCTACCTGTTCAAGAAGAACAAGGTCAGCTTCTTCCACGGCCGCGGCTCCTTTGCCAAGGCGGTGGAGGGCGGCTATGAGATCAAGGTCAGCGGCACGACCGAGGACACCCTGGTCGGCAAGCACATCATCGTGGCCACCGGCTCGAACGCACGCGCCCTGCCGGGCGCGGCCTTCGACGAGGACAAGATCCTCTCCAACGACGGTGCCCTGCGCATCCCGGCGGTGCCGAAGAAGCTGGGCGTGATCGGCTCCGGCGTCATCGGCCTGGAGATGGGCTCGGTGTGGCGCCGCCTGGGCGCCGAGGTGACGGTGCTGGAAGCGCTGCCGACCTTCCTCGGCGCGGTGGACGAGCAGATTGCCAAGGAAGCGCTGAAGATCTTCACCAAGCAGGGCCTGAAGATCGAGCTGGGCGTGAAGATCGCCGAGGTGAAGACCGACGGTGAAGGCGTGGCGGTGAACTATGTCGATGCCAAGGGCGGCTCGCAGATCCTGTCGGTGGACAAGCTGATCGTCTCGATCGGCCGGGTGCCGAACACCATCGGCCTGAACCCCGAGGCAGTGGGCCTGAAGCTGGACGAGCGCGGCGCCATCGTGGTGGACGACGACTGCAAGACCAACCTGCCCAATGTCTGGGCGGTGGGTGACGTGGTGCGCGGCCCGATGCTCGCGCACAAGGCCGAGGAAGAAGGCGTGGCGGTGGCCGAGCGCATTGCCGGCCAGCATGGCCACGTCAACTTCAACACCGTGCCCTGGGTCATCTACACCCACCCGGAAATCGCCTGGGTGGGCCAGACCGAGCAGCAGCTGAAGGCCGCCGGTCGTGCCTACAAGGCCGGCAGCTTCCCCTTCCTGGCCAACGGTCGCGCGCGGGCGCTGGGCGACACCACCGGCCTGGTGAAGTTCCTGGCGGACGCCAAGACCGACGAGATCCTGGGCGTGCACATCATCGGCCCCTACGCCTCGGAACTGATCGCCGAGAGCGTGGTGGCGATGGAGTTCAAGGCGAGCGCCGAAGACATCGCGCGCATCTGCCACGCCCACCCGTCGCTGAGCGAGGCGACCAAGGAAGCCGCCCTGGCGGTGGACAAGCGCACGCTCAACTTCTGA
- the odhB gene encoding 2-oxoglutarate dehydrogenase complex dihydrolipoyllysine-residue succinyltransferase, with translation MAIVEVKVPQLSESVAEATLLQWKKKPGEAVAQDEILIEIETDKVVLEVPAPAAGVMGELVVADGGTVTSDQVIAKIDTEGKAGAAAPAASAPAAAAPAPAAASPAAPAAATGGSKSDVAMPAAAKLMAENHLTAGSVAGTGKDGRITKGDVLGAIEGGAKPAAAVPAPVQVPAAPAVAKPLPAVAAPVANLGDRPEQRVPMSRLRARVAERLLQSQATNAILTTFNEVNMAPVMEMRKKFQEKFEKEHGVKLGFMSFFVKAAVHALKKYPVLNASVDGNDIVYHGYFDIGIAVGSPRGLVVPILRNVDQMTFAEIEKKIAEFGQKAKDGKLGLEDLSGGTFSISNGGVFGSMLSTPIINPPQSAILGVHATKDRPVVENGQIVIRPINYLAMSYDHRIIDGREAVLGLVAMKEALEDPARLLFDI, from the coding sequence ATGGCAATCGTAGAAGTCAAGGTTCCGCAGCTCTCCGAATCGGTGGCCGAAGCCACCCTGCTGCAATGGAAGAAGAAGCCCGGCGAAGCCGTGGCCCAGGACGAAATCCTGATCGAGATCGAAACCGACAAGGTCGTGCTGGAAGTGCCGGCGCCTGCCGCCGGCGTGATGGGTGAGCTGGTGGTGGCTGACGGCGGCACCGTCACCTCCGACCAGGTCATCGCCAAGATCGACACCGAAGGCAAGGCCGGTGCAGCCGCTCCCGCTGCCAGTGCTCCGGCTGCTGCGGCGCCGGCGCCTGCTGCGGCGTCGCCGGCAGCGCCTGCCGCCGCGACGGGCGGCAGCAAGTCCGACGTGGCGATGCCCGCTGCCGCCAAGCTGATGGCCGAGAACCACCTGACCGCCGGCTCGGTGGCCGGCACCGGCAAGGACGGCCGCATCACCAAGGGTGACGTGCTGGGCGCGATCGAAGGCGGTGCCAAGCCCGCCGCTGCGGTGCCCGCACCGGTGCAGGTCCCGGCGGCACCCGCCGTCGCCAAGCCCCTGCCGGCCGTGGCCGCGCCGGTGGCCAACCTGGGCGACCGCCCTGAGCAGCGCGTGCCGATGAGCCGCCTGCGTGCCCGCGTGGCCGAGCGCCTGCTGCAGTCGCAAGCCACCAACGCCATCCTGACCACGTTCAACGAAGTGAACATGGCGCCGGTGATGGAGATGCGCAAGAAGTTCCAGGAGAAGTTCGAGAAGGAGCACGGCGTCAAGCTCGGCTTCATGAGCTTCTTCGTCAAGGCGGCGGTGCATGCGCTGAAGAAGTACCCGGTGCTCAACGCCTCGGTGGACGGCAACGACATCGTCTACCACGGCTACTTCGACATCGGCATTGCCGTCGGCTCGCCGCGCGGCCTGGTGGTGCCCATCCTGCGCAACGTCGACCAGATGACCTTCGCCGAGATCGAGAAGAAGATCGCCGAATTCGGCCAGAAGGCCAAGGACGGCAAGCTGGGCCTCGAGGACCTCTCGGGCGGCACCTTCTCCATCTCCAACGGCGGCGTGTTCGGCTCGATGCTGTCCACCCCCATCATCAACCCGCCGCAGTCGGCCATCCTGGGCGTGCACGCCACCAAGGACCGCCCGGTGGTGGAGAACGGCCAGATCGTGATCCGTCCGATCAACTACCTGGCCATGTCCTATGACCACCGCATCATCGACGGCCGCGAAGCCGTGCTGGGCCTGGTGGCCATGAAGGAAGCGCTGGAAGATCCGGCCCGCCTGCTGTTCGACATCTGA
- a CDS encoding 2-oxoglutarate dehydrogenase E1 component — MMQQYRSNSYLFGGNAPYVEELYEAYLDNPGSVPDNWRAYFDALQNVPAADGSEARDVPHAPVIESFAQRAKSNAFAVKASSADLAVARKQVHVQSLIAAYRFLGSRWADLDPLKRQERPRIPELEPAFYDLSESDMDITFSATNTYFTKAEQMTLREIVQALRETYCGTIGAEFMHITEPAEKRWWQQQLESIRSKPVFTAEKKKAILERLTAAEGLERYLHTKYVGQKRFSLEGGESFIASMDELIKRAGEKGVQEIVIGMAHRGRLNVLVNTLGKTPRDLFSEFDHTAPEDLPAGDVKYHQGFSSDVSTPGGPVHLSLAFNPSHLEIVNPVVEGSVKARMDRRGDKAGDQVLPVLVHGDAAFAGQGVVMETLALAQTRGYYTGGTVHIVINNQIGFTTSDPRDSRSTLYCTDVVKMIEAPVLHVNGDDPEAVVLATQLALDYRQEFNKDVVVDIVCFRKLGHNEQDTPSLTQPLMYKKIAAHPGTRKLYADKLSTQGAIAGDEADEMAKAYRAAMDAGKHTVDPVLTDYKSKYAVDWSPFLGKKWTDAADTALPLAEVKRLAERITTIPSNFKVHPLVEKVIADRAAMGRGEINVDWGMGEHLAFASLVASGYPVRLSGEDCGRGTFVHRHAVLHDQNREKWDEGSYIPLQNVADNQAPFVVIDSILSEEAVLGFEYGYASADPNTLVIWEAQFGDFVNGAQVVIDQFIASGEVKWGRANGLTLMLPHGYEGQGPEHSSARLERFMQLAADNNIQVVQPTTASQIFHVLRRQQVRMFRKPLVIMTPKSLLRNKDATSPLAEFTKGEFRTVIGELNPQVDAAKVKRVIACSGKVYYDLVKKREEKKAADVAIIRVEQLYPFPHKAFAAELKKYPNLVDVVWCQDEPQNQGAWFFVQHYIHENMSEGQKLGYAGRPASASPAVGYAHLHQEQQKALLDQAFAKLKGFVLTK; from the coding sequence ATGATGCAGCAATACAGGTCGAACTCGTACCTGTTCGGGGGCAATGCGCCCTATGTGGAAGAGTTGTACGAGGCCTATCTCGACAACCCCGGCTCGGTGCCGGACAACTGGCGTGCCTACTTCGATGCGCTGCAGAACGTCCCCGCCGCCGACGGCTCCGAAGCGCGTGACGTGCCGCATGCGCCGGTGATCGAATCCTTCGCCCAGCGCGCCAAGTCCAACGCCTTCGCGGTCAAGGCCAGCAGTGCCGACCTGGCCGTGGCGCGCAAGCAGGTCCACGTCCAGTCCCTCATCGCTGCCTATCGCTTCCTCGGCTCCCGCTGGGCCGACCTCGACCCGCTCAAGCGCCAGGAGCGCCCCCGCATCCCCGAGCTGGAGCCGGCGTTCTACGACCTGAGCGAGTCCGACATGGACATCACGTTCAGCGCGACGAACACCTACTTCACCAAGGCCGAGCAGATGACGCTGCGCGAGATCGTGCAGGCCTTGCGCGAGACCTACTGCGGCACCATTGGCGCCGAGTTCATGCACATCACCGAGCCGGCTGAAAAGCGCTGGTGGCAGCAGCAGCTCGAAAGCATCCGCTCCAAGCCGGTCTTCACCGCCGAGAAGAAGAAGGCCATCCTCGAGCGCCTGACCGCCGCCGAAGGCCTGGAGCGCTACCTGCACACGAAGTACGTCGGCCAGAAGCGCTTCTCGCTGGAAGGCGGCGAGAGCTTCATCGCCTCGATGGACGAGCTGATCAAGCGCGCCGGCGAAAAGGGCGTGCAGGAAATCGTCATCGGCATGGCCCACCGCGGCCGCCTGAATGTGCTGGTGAACACGCTGGGCAAGACCCCGCGCGACCTGTTCTCCGAGTTCGACCACACCGCGCCCGAAGACCTGCCGGCCGGCGACGTCAAGTACCACCAGGGCTTCTCCAGCGACGTCTCCACCCCTGGCGGCCCGGTGCACCTGAGCCTGGCCTTCAACCCCTCGCACCTGGAGATCGTCAACCCGGTGGTCGAAGGCTCGGTCAAGGCCCGCATGGACCGCCGCGGCGACAAGGCTGGCGACCAGGTGCTGCCGGTGCTGGTGCACGGCGACGCGGCCTTCGCCGGCCAGGGCGTCGTGATGGAAACGCTGGCGCTGGCCCAGACCCGTGGCTACTACACGGGCGGCACGGTGCACATCGTCATCAACAACCAGATCGGCTTCACCACCTCCGACCCGCGCGACAGCCGCTCGACGCTGTACTGCACCGACGTCGTCAAGATGATCGAGGCCCCGGTGCTGCACGTGAACGGCGATGACCCCGAGGCTGTGGTGCTGGCCACGCAGCTGGCGCTCGACTACCGCCAGGAGTTCAACAAGGACGTGGTGGTCGACATCGTCTGCTTCCGCAAGCTGGGCCACAACGAGCAGGACACCCCTTCGCTGACCCAGCCGCTGATGTACAAGAAGATCGCGGCCCACCCCGGTACCCGCAAGCTCTACGCCGACAAGCTGAGCACGCAGGGCGCCATCGCCGGCGACGAGGCCGACGAGATGGCCAAGGCCTACCGCGCCGCGATGGACGCCGGCAAGCACACGGTCGACCCGGTGCTGACCGACTACAAGAGCAAGTACGCGGTGGACTGGTCGCCCTTCCTCGGCAAGAAGTGGACCGACGCGGCCGACACCGCGCTGCCGCTGGCCGAGGTCAAGCGCCTGGCCGAGCGCATCACCACCATCCCGAGCAACTTCAAGGTGCACCCGCTGGTCGAGAAGGTCATCGCCGACCGCGCCGCGATGGGCCGTGGCGAGATCAACGTCGACTGGGGCATGGGCGAGCACCTGGCCTTCGCCTCGCTGGTGGCCAGCGGCTACCCGGTGCGCCTGTCGGGCGAGGACTGCGGCCGCGGCACCTTCGTGCACCGCCATGCCGTGCTGCATGACCAGAACCGCGAGAAGTGGGACGAGGGCAGCTACATCCCGCTGCAGAACGTGGCCGACAACCAGGCTCCGTTCGTCGTCATCGACTCCATCCTCTCCGAGGAAGCGGTGCTCGGCTTCGAATACGGCTATGCCAGCGCCGACCCCAACACCCTGGTGATCTGGGAAGCGCAGTTCGGCGACTTCGTCAACGGCGCCCAGGTGGTGATCGACCAGTTCATCGCCTCCGGCGAAGTGAAGTGGGGTCGTGCCAACGGCCTGACCCTGATGCTGCCGCACGGCTACGAAGGCCAGGGCCCCGAGCACTCCTCGGCCCGCCTGGAGCGCTTCATGCAGCTGGCCGCGGACAACAACATCCAGGTCGTGCAGCCCACCACCGCCAGCCAGATCTTCCACGTGCTGCGCCGCCAGCAGGTGCGCATGTTCCGCAAGCCGCTGGTCATCATGACGCCGAAGTCGCTGCTGCGGAACAAGGACGCCACCTCGCCGCTGGCCGAGTTCACCAAGGGCGAGTTCCGCACGGTCATCGGCGAGCTGAACCCGCAGGTGGATGCGGCCAAGGTCAAGCGCGTCATCGCCTGCTCGGGCAAGGTCTACTACGACCTGGTCAAGAAGCGCGAGGAGAAGAAGGCTGCCGACGTTGCCATCATCCGCGTCGAGCAGCTCTATCCCTTCCCGCACAAGGCCTTCGCGGCCGAGCTGAAGAAGTACCCCAACCTGGTCGATGTCGTGTGGTGCCAGGACGAGCCGCAAAACCAGGGCGCCTGGTTCTTCGTGCAGCACTACATCCACGAGAACATGAGCGAAGGCCAGAAGCTGGGTTATGCCGGCCGTCCGGCCTCGGCTTCGCCGGCAGTGGGCTACGCCCACCTGCACCAGGAGCAACAGAAGGCGCTGCTCGACCAGGCCTTCGCCAAGCTCAAGGGTTTCGTCCTCACCAAATAA
- a CDS encoding Tim44 domain-containing protein: protein MKSFLLALSIAVAGLGFGGLPSEAEAKRIGGGKSAGMQRQMPPRTPDNTPATPANPNQASPGVPAAAGAAAAAPGKRSWLGPVAGIAAGLGIAALLSHFGLGEGMANMLTMMLMAAALFFVIRFLMRRFGGGAARQAPAGMQLAGAHAHGGSGPAPFGTPAAAQPMQRTAGEFKPVSAAAAGGISLGKGASAPAGVAVPGFDAQGFERVAKMLFIRLQAANDAQEVDDLRKFTTPELFASLRLDLQERQGAAQRTDVLQLEAEVIHPAQENGQWVVTVRFHGLIREAAEAPAEPFNELWHFVRPLDESRDWAIAGITQAS from the coding sequence ATGAAATCCTTCCTGCTCGCCCTGTCGATTGCCGTCGCCGGGCTGGGTTTCGGCGGCCTGCCGTCCGAGGCCGAGGCCAAGCGCATTGGCGGCGGCAAGAGCGCCGGCATGCAACGCCAGATGCCCCCGCGCACCCCTGACAACACACCGGCCACCCCGGCCAACCCCAACCAGGCGTCGCCTGGCGTGCCGGCGGCTGCCGGTGCCGCCGCTGCAGCGCCGGGCAAGCGCTCATGGCTGGGCCCGGTCGCCGGCATCGCTGCGGGCCTCGGCATTGCCGCGCTGCTCAGCCATTTCGGCCTCGGCGAAGGCATGGCCAACATGCTGACCATGATGCTGATGGCGGCCGCGCTGTTCTTCGTCATCCGCTTCCTGATGCGCCGCTTCGGCGGCGGTGCGGCGCGCCAGGCTCCGGCTGGCATGCAGTTGGCCGGCGCGCATGCGCACGGCGGCAGCGGCCCCGCGCCGTTCGGTACCCCGGCAGCCGCGCAGCCGATGCAGCGCACCGCTGGCGAATTCAAGCCGGTCTCTGCCGCTGCGGCGGGCGGCATCTCGCTCGGCAAGGGCGCTTCGGCACCGGCCGGCGTCGCCGTTCCCGGCTTTGATGCGCAAGGCTTCGAGCGCGTGGCGAAGATGCTGTTCATCCGCCTGCAGGCGGCCAACGATGCCCAGGAAGTGGACGACCTGCGCAAGTTCACGACACCGGAGCTGTTTGCCTCGCTGCGCCTGGACCTGCAGGAGCGCCAGGGCGCCGCACAGCGCACCGACGTGCTGCAACTCGAGGCCGAGGTGATCCACCCGGCGCAAGAGAACGGCCAGTGGGTGGTGACGGTGCGCTTCCACGGCCTCATCCGCGAGGCGGCCGAGGCGCCGGCCGAGCCGTTCAACGAGCTGTGGCACTTCGTGCGCCCGCTCGACGAGAGCCGCGACTGGGCCATTGCCGGCATCACGCAGGCATCCTGA